A window of Methylocaldum szegediense genomic DNA:
TCGTATGGTGGCCGATCTGCTGGATCGCGGCATTCAACGGTACGACGAATAGACCACCGGCAATGCCGATGGCGAGCAGCGTCGCTCTAGCCGGCCATAGGCTATCCACACCAGCCAGGATCAGGAAAAAAAGACTCAGCGCATAAGCGGCGTGCCGCGCTCGCCGGATATGTTCCAGGGGAATGAGTCGAGGAACGATGCCGGACCCGATGATGATGCCCACGGCCAGGAACAGGGTCAGTTGCGCGATGTCCCCTGAGGTGTGTGCATCAAGCACTTGCGGCGCCCAGGCAACAAGAATCACGCGCAAGGTTGCCGCTGAAGCCCAGAACAGGCTGAGAGCCATAAGTACCAGCCGGGCACGCTCGGACGCGAGAAGCGCTTTCATGGCGTGGAGGAGCTTGGCTAAAGTCGAGCCGGAGCGCGCGCCGCGCGCCGGCAACTTGGGCAGCAGGAGGGTCATCGCGGCCGAAATCACATAGCAAGCGATGATGACGGCGAGCGCAAGTTCGATCGAAGCATCGGCGAGCGTTGCGCCGATCACCGTACCCAACAGGATCGCGGCGATGGTCGCGCCTTCGACCCAGCTGTTGATTTTGACCAGCTGCGTGTGATCGGCCAGTTCGGGCAGGATCCCGTATTTGGCGGGGCTGTAGGTTGCTGCGCCGATACCGACGACGGCATAGCCGATCAGAGGCTCGACGCCGAGCAGAATCAACAGTCCGCCTAGCCCTTTGATGATGTTCGCCAGAATCAATACTTTCGGCTTCGAATGTCGGTCGGCGAATGCTCCGACCCAGGGCGTCAGCAGGACGAATGCGACTAGGAAAACGCTTTGCAGCGCCGGGACGTACCAGGGCGCGCGGTCGCCTGCTTGCAGCACGATGGCGATGACCGTGAAGAGTATGGCGTTGTCCGAGAACGCAGAGAGAAACTGGGCGGCAACCAGCGAGCCGACTCCGCGGTTCATAGGTCACCCCTTTCGTGGAAGAAGCCGGTAAGCGCCGGATAATCCACCTTGCCGGTAGCGAGCAGGGGCAGTTCTTTGAACACCCGAATATCCTTCGGCAGACAGAGTTCGCCGAGTCCCTCCTGCTGCGCCCGTGCCGTCAGCTCGGCGCGATCGGCATGCTTGTATTCGGTGGCGAGTATGATCTTCTCGCCCTTCTTGGGGTCGGACAATACGATCGCTGCGTGCCGCTGTCCCGGCCAGATCCGTGCGGCCAGTTCTTCGACCGCTGTCAGCGACACCATTTCCCCGCCGATCTTGGCGAACCGTTTGACCCGGCCGACGACGGTAACGAAGCCTTCGGCGTCGATACGGACGATGTCGCCGGTGTCGTACCAGCCGATGCCGTAGCGCGATGCGGGCGGTTCGAGTTCGCCAGGACGCTCGGAACGGAGATAGCCCAGCATGACATTGGGGCCCGCGACATGAAGGCGTCCGCCTTCGGTGACGCCGGGAACTTCTTCTATCCGCCATTGAACACCGGGAAGAAAGCGTCCGACCGTACCTTCCCGGTAGTACATGGGTGTGTTGGCGGACAATACCGGTGAGGTTTCCGTGGCTCCATAGCCTTCTAGCACGCGAAGTCCGAATTTTTCCATCCATATCCGGCGGGTGTCGGCCTGCAGTTTTTCCGCACCGGCGAAGACGTAACGCACGCTGTAGAAATCGTATGGATGGGCGTGCTTGGCGTAACCGTGGAGGAAAGTATTGGTGCCGAACAGGATGGTGGCGTTGATGTCGTAGGCCACTTCCGGAATGATCCGGTAATGTAGTGGCGATGGATACAGGAACAGGCGCATGCCGGACAGCAAGGGCAGCAGCGTTCCGGCCGTCAAGCCAAAGGCGTGAAAGACCGGCAGCACGTTGAGGATGATGTCCTGGGCATTGAAATCGAAGCGTGCCGCAAGCTGTTCGCGGTTGGCGAGCAGGTTGGTATGCGAGAGCACGACGCCTTTCGGTTCTCCCTCGGACCCCGAGGTGAACAGGATCACCGCGGGATCATCCGGTTGGTGTTTGCCGCGGTACCAGTAATCAGCCGTGAGCGCGGCGAGGAAAGCCCTGATTTTGTCCGGAGCGCGGAGTTCTCGACCGAGGTCTTCCAAATAGATCACCGAGGCTTTTTCCGACAAGGCCGCTACCGCTTCGTCCAGCTTGACTGTGGCCACGAACTGACGGGAGGTGACCACTGTCTTAATATTTGCCGCGGCACAGCTCGCCAGCAGATTGCGGGTTCCGGCACTGTAATTCAGCATAGCGGGAACGCGCCCCTCGACCTGTAGCCCCAGGAACGCCGCCACCGTCCCGTTCAGATTGGGCAGCAGCAGGCCGACCGTTTCACCCTTATTCGTTTTATCCGCGAGCTTTCTACCCAGCGCCAGGCTCTGCGCGATCAACCGATCATAGGTGAGTGGTTTTCGCTTGACGTCCTCCAGCACGCGGTGTCTGCCGCCGTGTACTCTGCGCGCGTCGAGTAAGGCGGAGAACACTGTCCGCCGGTAATTGCTGGTTTCGAACATCATGTCGCTCATCAGGTCTGACAGCATAAGCCCGACCTGATGTCGCCGCTCGGGGCCGGACAAACCGGAAGGCAGGTTCACGTTCCGAGGCGGTAGAATGTTCAGCGTGATGGGCGGGAACCAGCGCAGCCGCACCACGCCGTGCAGACGGGAGAATTGGGTGTATTGTGTACCGTCGATGCGGATTGGCAGAACCGTCGCGCCAGATTTTTCGGCGATTAATCCTGCGCCGTCGTATACTTTCATAAGGGCTCCGGTCACGGTGATGCGACCTTCCGGGAAGATCACCGCCTTGCGGTCTTCTTTCAGATATTGCGTTAATGCCTTGACCGAGAGCGGCTGCGTGGGGTCCATTGGAAACACCTTGGCGAATCTGAGCGCTGGCCGTACCCACCAGTGCCGCGCGACATGGGTGTTGATTGCGAAGGTTATGTCGTCCGGTAGGAACGCCCATAGCAAGATAGGGTCGAGGTAGGACGAATGATTAGCTGCGATCAGGACGCGCGGACCGGCTTTTCGGTAGTTTTCGAGGCCGATGAGCTTGACGCGGAACAATCGGGCGAGAAGCCAGCGAAGTATTGTTTTTATCATGGTGTTCACCTCCGACGACAGAGTCTAGGTCAAAAATAAACACTGTTCAATATTTTTGAGTCGGGTAAACACCGTAATGCGCAACCTTAGCGACCCGATACGATCAAAGCTAAAAAGGTCATAATTAGGATTGGTCCATCATTCGTCGTTTCTGTCATGACACTAAAAACCCTTCGTTTGTCTTGCTTCGTGCTCTTTCCATGCCTGTTGCTAGGTGGTTGTACGCCGCTCGTCCGTCCTCCTGGACCGGAACGCGTGGAACCGCAGCTTCACAAAGCCCATTTTGTTGCTACCGACGGCGCCGTGTTGCCGGTACGATCCTGGTTGCCTAAAAGCGGTGACGTCAAAGCTGTAATCGTAGCGCTCCACGGTTTCAACGATTACAGCAACGCCTTCGCCATGCCTGGTCGCTATCTGAGCGAACACGGGATCGCGTTGTACGCCTATGATCAGAGAGGATTCGGAAACTCTCCCGGTAGAGGGCTTTGGGCAGGGATGGACGCCTATGTTGATGATTTGAGGCAGTTCACGCGCCTCGTCGGTAAGAACCATCCGGGCAGACCGCTTTACGTACTCGGTGAGAGCATGGGCGGCGCCGTAGCTATCGTCGCGATGACGTCGGAACGGCCTCCCATGGCAGACGGAATTATTCTTTCGGCACCGGCGGTGTGGGGCAGGGATACCATGCCGTGGTATCAACGGGCCTTGCTTTCGATCACGGTGAGTACCGTGCCCTGGCTTCAGTTGACCGGAGAAAGCCTCGGGATTCTTCCTTCGGATAATATCGAAATGCTGCGCGGACTCGGACGAGATCCGCTAGTCATCAAAGAGACTCGCGTCGATACGATCTATGGTCTGGTGAATCTTATGGACGAGGCTCTTGCGCGAGTAGACAAGCTGAATAAGGATGTTTTGGTGCTCTACGGTGAACGCGATCAAGTGATTCCCAAAGAGCCAGTGTCCGTGATGCTGAAGAAATTGTCGAAAACCGGAAGCGCTCGCGTGGCCCTTTACGAGCAAGGCTATCATTTGCTGTTGAGGGATTTGGGTGCGGCCAAACCCTGGGCCGATATCTTGGCATGGGTTGCGGATAGCTCAAAACCTTTGCCGTCCGGAGCAGACAGACGGAATATGCTGGCTTTCCTTAAGGATTGAAGAGCGCCAGGTTCGGATGAAACCACGCCGTCCGATGTTCGGGCGAGCTCATGAACGCTCTACAAGAAAGGCTCTTTAGATCGGTCTTTTGAATGGCGAGCTCGAGGTATAGGCCGGCAAACCGTGCCGGTATCGCGGCTCGCTGTGAGGTTTTATGGGCTAGGGATTGTCGAGCTCTGCTCGTTCCGGTCTGAAACCAATGAGGTGAAAAAGGTTTCGGAGCCTATCTTGGAAGATCGTTCATTCTAAAAGGCCTCTCCCAAGCCCTTCGACGGCGCTCAGGACAGGCCTTTCAACTCGGCTCACGACAGGTTATCCCGGCCTACCTTGTAAGGAAATTTCCCGGTTGTCCGAAAAATGGAACTTGCCGTATGCGACGGGAAGTCGCGAGGAGTCCGTCCTGCCGGAAAATCTCCGTGACCGTCAGCCTTTCCTCATTGCCTTGGCTAAGGCTTCTGCCATAACGCCCTTCGGTTTCGAAGGTAGTTCCTGTCGCGGTTTCTTGGCTCTCGGTTCCACTTTTCTACTCGAGTCCTGCGAAGAATTCCGCTCCGAACCAGGCGTGGTCACCGCCGCATCCTTTTTCATCGACAAGCCGATGCGACGTCTCGGTACGTCAACTTCCACCACTTTCACTTTCACTACATCGCCGGCCTTGACCACCTCGCGCGGATCCTTGACGAATTTGTCGGACAGGTGCGAGATGTGGACCAAGCCATCCTGATGCACGCCGATGTCGACGAAAGCGCCGAAATTGGTAACGTTGGTGACGACGCCTTCGAGCATCATGCCGGGTTTCAGATCCTCGATCTTGTCCACACCTTCCTTGAACTGTGCGGTCTTGAATTCCGGGCGCGGGTCGCGGCCGGGTTTTTCCAATTCTTTCAGGATGTCGGTGACGGTCGGAAGGCCGAAACGTTCGTCGGTGTAATTCTCGGCATTGACGCTGCGGAGGAAGGCCGCGTTGCCGATCAATTCGCGGATGTCCTTGCCGGTATCTCTGATGATACGTTCCACCACCGGATAGGCTTCCGGATGAACGGCTGAGGCGTCGAGCGGGTTGGTTCCGTTCATGATGC
This region includes:
- the lplT gene encoding lysophospholipid transporter LplT is translated as MNRGVGSLVAAQFLSAFSDNAILFTVIAIVLQAGDRAPWYVPALQSVFLVAFVLLTPWVGAFADRHSKPKVLILANIIKGLGGLLILLGVEPLIGYAVVGIGAATYSPAKYGILPELADHTQLVKINSWVEGATIAAILLGTVIGATLADASIELALAVIIACYVISAAMTLLLPKLPARGARSGSTLAKLLHAMKALLASERARLVLMALSLFWASAATLRVILVAWAPQVLDAHTSGDIAQLTLFLAVGIIIGSGIVPRLIPLEHIRRARHAAYALSLFFLILAGVDSLWPARATLLAIGIAGGLFVVPLNAAIQQIGHHTIGSGGAVAVQNFFQNAAMLGSMGIYALASARGMGPVTAIFALGVVVLVLTVLVSLRLPRQPAA
- a CDS encoding AMP-binding protein; the encoded protein is MIKTILRWLLARLFRVKLIGLENYRKAGPRVLIAANHSSYLDPILLWAFLPDDITFAINTHVARHWWVRPALRFAKVFPMDPTQPLSVKALTQYLKEDRKAVIFPEGRITVTGALMKVYDGAGLIAEKSGATVLPIRIDGTQYTQFSRLHGVVRLRWFPPITLNILPPRNVNLPSGLSGPERRHQVGLMLSDLMSDMMFETSNYRRTVFSALLDARRVHGGRHRVLEDVKRKPLTYDRLIAQSLALGRKLADKTNKGETVGLLLPNLNGTVAAFLGLQVEGRVPAMLNYSAGTRNLLASCAAANIKTVVTSRQFVATVKLDEAVAALSEKASVIYLEDLGRELRAPDKIRAFLAALTADYWYRGKHQPDDPAVILFTSGSEGEPKGVVLSHTNLLANREQLAARFDFNAQDIILNVLPVFHAFGLTAGTLLPLLSGMRLFLYPSPLHYRIIPEVAYDINATILFGTNTFLHGYAKHAHPYDFYSVRYVFAGAEKLQADTRRIWMEKFGLRVLEGYGATETSPVLSANTPMYYREGTVGRFLPGVQWRIEEVPGVTEGGRLHVAGPNVMLGYLRSERPGELEPPASRYGIGWYDTGDIVRIDAEGFVTVVGRVKRFAKIGGEMVSLTAVEELAARIWPGQRHAAIVLSDPKKGEKIILATEYKHADRAELTARAQQEGLGELCLPKDIRVFKELPLLATGKVDYPALTGFFHERGDL
- a CDS encoding alpha/beta hydrolase translates to MEPQLHKAHFVATDGAVLPVRSWLPKSGDVKAVIVALHGFNDYSNAFAMPGRYLSEHGIALYAYDQRGFGNSPGRGLWAGMDAYVDDLRQFTRLVGKNHPGRPLYVLGESMGGAVAIVAMTSERPPMADGIILSAPAVWGRDTMPWYQRALLSITVSTVPWLQLTGESLGILPSDNIEMLRGLGRDPLVIKETRVDTIYGLVNLMDEALARVDKLNKDVLVLYGERDQVIPKEPVSVMLKKLSKTGSARVALYEQGYHLLLRDLGAAKPWADILAWVADSSKPLPSGADRRNMLAFLKD